The window TCTCCTAAAGTTTCTGTCAAAATAGTACCATAATTTGGGAAATAAGTAACCAATAAATGAGCCTGTACAGAACTGCTTGTATTCACACCATAACAGTGTCACCTGAAGTGCTTGCTCTGGTACCATAATGATAAAACAGACATAGTATATGAATTTCATTGAATAATTTTGTTGATATATTAAATGAACAGTGTGGGATTTTCCTTTGAATgccttaacattttatttacagGGAGGTACTGAATTTTTCATATGTAATTTGGAAGCTAAATCAATTACAAAAATGAAGTGTGCAAAGCATCCATCAACCATTAGTGTGAAATTGACAAGTGTTCCAGAGTTACCTTATAAGAAAGGCTTACTGAATTCATCACCTaagccaaaagaaaaacataatgcCAAGTCAAAGTATGGTAAAAATGAATCAATGGTCCTGAGGTCTCCACCCACAGGAGAGTCAATTGTACGATTTGCCTTGCCAATACCATTGAGTAAAACGAAGGAAAAGATATCAGCTGATGAAATGgtcaggaggattgccacaaatcTGAAGATGGTAAGGTATTTGCTGGGTCTTCTATTGGAATAATTCCCAATCTGGTCACTAGCTGGGGGATTTGCTGTTAGGCAGCAGGTGAATCAGCTATAGTTATGATGGACTCAGTATATCATTATGCCAATGATAAGATTTATCACATCCAGCCATGTGGAGGGAATCAGAAGAAAAATGGGATGAAGCCTATAGACTGCTCTCTTATTGAAGTTGTATGAGGCATGCTTAGTTGCTTTGGCAGTAATTTATGACCACTCACATAGTATTTGTGCTAGAAGAAGTCTTTAGACACTCAGTACCCAGAGTAGTGATCACTTAAAGTGGTCTGTCTgagtttcactgctgtgaatagacaccatgaccaagagaactctcataaaggacaacatttatttgggactagcttacaggttcagaggttcagtccattatcatcaaggcaagaacataacattgtccaggcagacatggggctggagaaatttagagttctacatcttgttccaaatgGAACTAGAAGACTGGgtggtcttaaagcccatgcccacagtgacacatgtacTCAACCAAGGCCATACCagctaatagtgccatttcctgggccaaacatatacaaaccatcacatgatATCTGACAAGCATATATTAGAATTCTAGATTCCAGATAAGCAGGAGTTTAACATAAAGCATAATTTCTGGGATAAAACTCATTCTTTCTAGCttcctgaaaacaaaattttctaaaTGTCAGGTTAAGGCCATCATTACAAGCAGGAATTTGTGTATATAAGCATCTTGAAATCTCATGCCATCTATAGTAATTTTTGTCTACACCCCAAGCAAGAAAGTCAAGACAAATCTACAGCATTTGAtatttctctaattttctttttacataatgGTTGACAATCAAGTTGCTAATGGGCTTTTAAATGAGCACAAGGAGGGAAGACactaaattaaagaaattatagtTTATCATACTTCTAAGATATCTTTTATATCACAGTTTGCTATTGTGGagaatgtcttttaaattttattgctttcttctctttacatttttcattttttaaatattaattttacatccagatTACAGCCTCCTATTTCTTGTCCTCCAAGTCCCACCTTTACAAATAATTGCCCCCTTTGTGTCCTCCCTTGGGTACCACCAAACCCTGGGGCATCTAGTTCCAGCAGTTTTAgggacatcctctcccactgagatccAAACCGGCAGTCCAAGTAGTGGAAAAGGGGATCTGATGGTGGAGATCAGAGACAGTGACAGCCTCTGTTCCACGTGTTAGGGGAACATATGAACATGCTTTTgcatgcttcctggttggtggcccaagctctgtgagtccctatggTCCTAAGTTAATTGACTCTGTAGGTGTTCTTGGGGTATCCGTTACACCTCTGAGTTTCCCATTTCTATACTCCACTGTTCTACAAGATTACCCAGGCTCAGCCTaaagtttggctgtggatctctgcatgaACCTAATTCtgctgctagatgaagcctctcaggagacagttatgctag is drawn from Mus caroli unplaced genomic scaffold, CAROLI_EIJ_v1.1 scaffold_22299_1, whole genome shotgun sequence and contains these coding sequences:
- the LOC110289191 gene encoding coiled-coil domain-containing protein 7-like; translation: MKCAKHPSTISVKLTSVPELPYKKGLLNSSPKPKEKHNAKSKYGKNESMVLRSPPTGESIVRFALPIPLSKTKEKISADEMVRRIATNLKMVVSNLEDTYGACYDNGEKAAEKSEAEGLSVCVYNANEIN